A stretch of Heterodontus francisci isolate sHetFra1 chromosome 1, sHetFra1.hap1, whole genome shotgun sequence DNA encodes these proteins:
- the LOC137357515 gene encoding interleukin-8-like, whose product MTSRVTLIFLTLFVLYMASPQVASFRSLGVNLRCQCIKRTTHFIHPKFMEHIEIVPSGAHCGNVEIIATVKSGNQVCLNSEAWWVQKIIEKLIKSSKKTEEVN is encoded by the exons ATGACAAGCCGAGTTACGCTAATTTTCCTCACCCTCTTTGTACTGTATATGGCTTCCCCACAAG TTGCATCTTTCAGAAGCCTGGGAGTGAACCTACGCTGCCAGTGCATCAAAAGAACCACGCATTTCATCCATCCAAAGTTCATGGAGCATATTGAAATTGTTCCAAGTGGTGCCCATTGTGGGAATGTGGAGATCAT tGCCACCGTTAAAAGTGGTAACCAAGTCTGTCTGAACTCTGAAGCATGGTGGGTGCAGAAAATAATTGAAAAGTTGATCAAAAG